From Zalophus californianus isolate mZalCal1 chromosome 16, mZalCal1.pri.v2, whole genome shotgun sequence, one genomic window encodes:
- the SMIM5 gene encoding small integral membrane protein 5, which yields MAAASFVQEMRSMGEKLLLKLQRLPQAEPVEIVAFSVILLFTATVLLLLLTACCHCHAKRRRGKVHAQPVTPP from the exons ATGGCAGCTGCCAGCTTTGTGCAGGAGATGCGCTCCATGGGTGAGAAGCTGCTGCTCAAGCTGCAGAGACTACCGCAGGCTGAGCCTGTGGAGATTGTGGCCTTCTCGGTCATCCTCCTTTTCACAG ctactgtgctgctgctgctgctgaccgCCTGCTGCCACTGCCACGCTAAGCGCAGACGCGGGAAGGTCCATGCCCAGCCCGTGACCCCACCGTGA
- the SMIM6 gene encoding small integral membrane protein 6 encodes MDKLTNQKFMWNDEFWQNPWDQGGLAVICLFITTILFLIVFAIIFGLLPPLKVKQYEES; translated from the coding sequence ATGGACAAACTGACAAACCAGAAGTTCATGTGGAATGATGAGTTCTGGCAAAATCCGTGGGACCAGGGAGGCCTGGCAGTGATCTGCTTATTCATCACCACGATCCTGTTTCTCATTGTGTTTGCCATTATATTTGGTTTACTCCCTCCACTTAAGGTCAAGCAGTATGAAGAGTCATGA